aatttcatgttttctactcaaaatgtctcgacattgacgaacataatcattaattggaaaataactattgGTCGGATGAAAATGATCCAGACCCCAATAGAAAGGAAACTCTCTGTCCGTCATTTTGATGTAAATTTCTTACTTATTACAATACACAAAATTCTGAGAGAAGttatattctaaaaaaaaacatattttgggatgctttcaatttcatcaagaaaataaaatttctttttaattcttcaaccTCGAAACGTTTTCAGCACTACTGtaatatcggggatgatattctacaaaaATATTGTGGTTAAATTAGAAATGTGAgaaaattgcaattttaaacAAATAGGCAACGCTGTAATTTTTTCGGATGGAAGGCCAAgtctcaaattattttataattggattcttgaacattttttacTTCATAACTACAAACTTTTGAGGTTAAGTAAACTTGACTTCAATTTTGCAAAAATCGTTCTCTTTTACTTGAACGGTCTTTCTACTTGCCTGCGTTCAAGttaaaattcatggaaattgaactAATGTAAACTCCGCTTTACAAATAATTGAGTCAATTGTCTCATTGGCGCTACTCTAGTTGCGAGTAGTTGTTGgactttgaaattgtaattatcTGCTTAATTTCATTAAGCTTTCTTGTGATATTCAAGTTTATAATGGTCTATTATGGGGAATTTTACTTCCTCTCCaacaaacttaataattgaAAGTGTGCTCGTTCATGTTTTCggtcattcattttatttaaattactACAAACCAAAGTCGCTTGGCGTCCAGCAAGTCGATCCGCCGAGCAACCGAGTATCTCAGTCACAAAATCTTACATACTGGAATCGCATAATCTGAGCGtcatcatttgaaaacacaaacATTTTGTTACAGCTTTTGAAGTTACCAGtaaaatcaacaaaatttgCTCTGAAACTCACTATAAAGAGGCTGTTCATTGTAAGAGGTCTGGAAAGAAGTACAGAAGGTAAGGAACAGACATTTCTCATAAACATCCTAGAATAATAAGCCAGTTTTTAactattgaattaaatcataaACTACCTTCCTGTAACTAGTACAAGTAAATTTTgtatgaaaaaattggttctggatttCTTTTAGCCTATgtataaacaatatattaaaaaaatcagaactacaatataaattgcaagcactcCCCCTTTtacatgtctatattgactggaccaTTATGGTATCAGACCTCAAGTCaaccattaattttcaaagaaaattcTTGAGTGGCGTCCTATGactaaaatttgaatgaaaatggaCAGAATATACATGGCACTTTTATGAAAGTAGTAGTTGATGTGATGACACCCCAGCTGGTGATGATAACCTCAGCGAGTCTTAGGTGACTGAAACAAACTATTCGATAACTTTCGCGGTTCACctagttggcaggcgagtgagATTCTTATAATTTCGCACACTATAAGATTATTGTCAACATATTAGAAACTTTTCCATATATAGTATATGTAAGATTTACTAacaataattctctaaaatgaaaTACAAACGTAACAAAACTACAGATAAAACTGAATTAAAGAAAAACTAGCTCTCTCCAACTTACACCTGCATTTTTGATCTTTAATAGAAGTATGGCGACCTAAAATTCAATcaagtattaataataatgttatgtTCTTGAACTTTGACGTCATGACCATCCATGGCTGTTGCGTCCTTAATAATCACCTGAACCTGtatctgtacaaatacagatataatatcTATAGCATCAGCTAATGATAAGGCGTGTGTTCGTGGCGCGTGAAGGCTGACGCACACAGCAACAGCCAGTCGGAGAAAAAATCGATTGCGTTGCAACATTTAATAACCTGGGgcatttttaatcatttttccTCCGTCTGTCTGCTGCTGTGTGCAATGGCCTGAGGTCTTCTCAATACTCTGATCATCTGATCTATTCGACACTTTGCTTCTACTTGAACCGATAATGTTTCATGCTCAATATCATTCCTACCTTTTTCAATGCTTGAATATTGTAGATTGTCAATAAATTTGATTCTATGAATGCCATTTTTTGCAGTTGTGACAAGGTCAAGTGGCTAGAGGAGAAGAAATTCTGGCAATTTGAATGGTCGGTGTTTCTAATCGGCAGCTTGGCATCAGGAGTTGTCTACATTCGCCAAAAAATACTCGATCACCGCCTGCTCCGAAGAATTCAAAGACAGATAGCAAATAGCGTTTGAGTAAGTTTTCAATTCCTTCACTAATAATAACGATACTATTTTATCTGagataattctattattttctatgagataATACCGATACataatattccatttcatatttatgcaggaaatttctttatagatgattgacattctcgaagaGATTTCAGTATTGTGTTCGATGGTATTCCGTGGCAAAATTTGGTTTTAAGGAGTTCTATTGTGGAGTGATAGTGTTTCATCTGGAGATGAAGCTTTAGGCTCTATAACGGCTGCAATTTTGTTTGCAGAAACATTTCttgtttcacaaaaaaaacCATCACATGCATAATAATTTATCTCACTGgtaatgtaaaaataaagacaTCACATGAAGATTCCAATTATATGAAGGACTAGTTATTAATCTTCATCTAATTCTGTCCAatccacaaaaaatattttgttcaacttgaataaatttctgaTTAGCCTACTTATATTTCTTCATCACACATTTTCTTTGTTATATTCACATACAGtattcctttttactttccttgccctactaccataggtaaggaaagtattgctttccaaaaaaaattaaggtaccccaatttcaagttttctatacgtgtcaaggtcccctgaatcccctgagtgtgtgtgtgtgtgtgtgtgtgtgtgtgtgtgtgtgtgtgtgtgtgtgtgtgtgtgtgtgtgtgtgtgtgtaaccaaataatttggattaaagATTGATGGGGAAACTGTAAGATCTGTAAGATTCTTATCTATTCTGCATCtgtaagatttgatggggaaacagcttataataaatcatttttcgacggttgtttttaatgcttctgtagacgataataattatttagtttataatgaatcattattgatagaattgacaggaattgatagaaatttttaatgcgattgataaagatgactgcgaagaaattttggaactgagaaaaattgggaaaaaaacgaatcatttaaatttctgggatgatagagaatttttttaacggttttgcttgagtaaagcaagtgccaattcagtattttattaaataaaccacttgataggaAATGAGTCAATTTTTAtcagtggtctttgattagaaaacatgtttttaataacacataactgagatattttgcttttgaGAGGTTtcaataaacgaggaagaccgtagaAGATTTAAGTagattttcataacaaaataaggtttttatcatacattctagattatattttttggtgccaactaaatataagtttgtttctaataataatatagcatttcatcattttttgaagaatttcttgatcgcttttcacttttattacggtacagcttacagctctgtggattttgaaccagGAAATAGTAgttacataacctcaatttactgatggtttgtgaACAAATATCAAATTTCCTGTAATAATTACttttgatattataaacgatgacattctattaccaaatTAACGCttaactagtttaacttaaactggattagtaaatgcactgagaaaacctattcaagtttaaacttccagattaacttaaactcggcCCTAAATGATAGAAAATTGATGTTAACTGCTAATCATGGCCTTATTCTATCCCATATAAGGTATGCAATTGTAGTGTGGGGTAATTAAACCAAACAACATTTGGATAGAGTCTCCAAAATCCAAAAAAGGCACTCAGATGTTTTGAGAAGGCAAATAGTCTGGATTCTTGTAGACCTTTATTCAAGAAACTTGGTCTTTTGATTGTGCCATCATTATGCAGTATGTCTATGAGGCTGTAATGTTTGTGAAGGCGAGTGGTGTGAACCAAAATTTCGATGTACATGGGTATAATAGGCTACACGTAAccgagcagattatcatataatcagacataatagtaggttatttgaacaaaaacctgATTATATTGGAAGGAAATTTCATAACAAGCTACCTGGTTTCTAAAAAGTACTAACGATATGAGagatttcaaaaatctggtgtggtacactcacacaactttccttgctcattgaactgtaagcctcattctcaaactagaataatatttaggggaataacacaatgacgattggcggcaacatatttgcaactacgatcagactactgtgtatgtgtatatataattgttttcagagtactttttcctttgtgtaaattgtgaaattcgatgatttttttttaaagtcgtcaaaacagctgttctacatataaaatatcttgactatgactgtgttcttttcataaactgctctacctacctacctcatgcacgagaaggaggttacaaagtccatttctcaagaatggggtggacccccattagttccccaggaaaaagacacatgccagttgatagagctgataaataactatacagggtatgaatttgaaaaaaatcgttagagccgtttttgagaaaatcgtgaaaaacatggttttttagtaaccgtcatttttctcaagactattacggagctcctgcaattttcccagaaatgagactcatgtcagttgatagggcttatgaataaatttctatccatgatataaatttgaagaaaatcgttagagccgttttcgagaaaaccgtgaaaaacatggttttttagtcattatccgccatttttctcaagaatattacggagctcctgaaattttcccagaaatgagactcatgccagttgatagggctggtaaatagctattcatggtataaatatgaagaaaatcgttagagccgttttcgagaaaaacatgtttttttagtaattatccgtcattttttccgccatcttgaattgaatttcattgaatttcttattgtcggatcctcatggtataaggaccttaagtttaaaatgtcaagtcaatcggttaattaggaattgagttatcgtgttcacagacacacacacacacacacacacacacacacacacacacacacacacacacacaaacaaacacccaaaaatcatgtttttggactcagggggccttgaaacgtatagaaaacttgaaattagggtaccttaatttttttggaaagcaatactttccttacctatgatagtagggcaaggaaaataaaaatacaccaCTATTCATGATTCATTCAGTTTTAATAGTCGttcattaatttttatgtttcttCAATactacaaattttataataatttatattttgaaagcAATAGAACGTCTGTTCTATATCCTATTCGAATTATTCGATCACAATAATTACATATCATAtatgaacaataaattcaatacgCGGTGCGAACGCTGCTCTGGGCAAGCTTGGTGATGGGGACGACATCTTGCTGCTTCCAAGCCTGCAGGATTTGTTCTCAGGGTCAACTCCCCCAGGTTCATCCGCTTAATAtaaagcctaatccatgacgacgacgacgatgatgatgataattatatatttttaaactcACTGTGATGTACGTTTTATAATTGCATACCTAATTTGTAATGTCTGAAATCGTTtaggataatattaatgattttgtttttttttacagAAAAATGCAACTGGCAAGTCTATATCTTTCAGCGTTCAGCGCAATCAAAGACGGCCATTCACTAGAAGTGCCAGTCGAGTCAGCCGTTGCTCTGTTCCTGATCAAATACCTGCGGCATCCGGTCGATGTCGCCGTCAACCTGGTGCAGGAGACCAGCAATGAGCACCAATGCCAACCCTCTATGTCGGTCAACACAAAAGGCTTCAGTTGCCGAGAGATTGGCGCAGACTCGCTTCGCCGGCCCGCGGCCGACTGTCATCTGCCCGTCTTGACGCGCTTTCGTGGCTCGGGTTCACACGTGCAGTGTGTGGCGGGCCTGTGCAGTGTGTTGCGCCGCGTAAGTCtccaatcaaatcaatttattgcgcAAAAGTATAATACAATTACGAAATACAGAATTTAACAATACAAGTAactaaaatattatacaaagatcattacatttttctattgaatgatttgcAACGAGAATAATGAGGTCAAGGTCACATATTTGAAAATGTGAATGTgtaataatgaatgatgaattaggCGACGGTAAACCTCATATTCCAAtaaggaatattatattatatattcatattccAATCTTCTATGGCAAatctttattgaaaattttcaactaccTTGCTTTTGCtagttcataatataatattctatttatttttcatctatacATTAAATCATACACAAATCAAATAGATGATTGGGAAAGGCTCTTCAGCCCAAAAATGttccttttaaaaatgtttACGCAAATAGTACtcaaaagtaggttatgtttctttttttattGTGATACTATTTTCCTTAATCTGTTCAATACTATTGGCAAATCTGGAATAACAATTCAGTTTATCTTTTTTGTCTCCCAACTTTGATGTAGTTTGACTATAAAACTACCATTTCTCACTTACTAATCCAAGTACTGTTTTGCAGTTGATCAAGTGCAGTGGCGAAGAATACAGCAGCCTTTTGGGATTCAGGGGCGGATGCCTGACAGCTTGTGCCGAAGTATCGTTGTGGACAAAGTTCTGTGAAGTAGATCTGGTGAACAGtgtcaatcagctgttgacactACAAAAATCCACGCAATCTCAGACCGATGACCTTAATGACTCTGTACTGAACAATGCTGGCAAACCAAGTGAGTCAGTTCTGCAAGCATTATCAAACGTGTGCAGATTCGAGCAGCACATGAAGGAATATGTACGCGTGCACAATATCGGCAAAATTCGTCACGAAACAAATCAGAGAATAGTGGAGCACAAATTTGCTGAGAACAATGATATGACTCTGGCCGATCTCATTATTCTGCCGTGTATTCATATCATCTTCGAAATGGTTGGGTTTTCGGCTCTGGAGAAATCTGTACCGGTGGTTTCGAGGTGGTACAAACTGGTGTGTTCACAAGATGGCGTATCTGATGCTCTCTGTGTGCTCAAACCCCCAGTTTTGGGTGTTGTTTTTCCAATCATCGAATTGCCTGCTGTGCCGTCTCACAGTCTTTACAAAAGTGATCCTAAAAGGTAATTTTCTCCTGTGCAGAACTTTTGATTCATTTGAATGCTTTGTTATTTCTGTTTGATACtttttatagaatagaatactaTAACTTGATCATGCAAAACTACAATagtcaaataataatttctatagtaCTATACTATTTACTTGACATctctataatactataatataatataattaatacacTGCTTTACAAGAGCATGAAAAAGAAACTAGAAAATAGTGATGATTCACATGAAACGTTGAAGCTGAAACAAGTCCTGTATTACACTTAAcccaaaaaatttattttatatttttttaaattattcattcgTATCCCAATACTACTGATCAGTCCTGATTGGCAAGGTCTGACCAATAATGAAAGATCGAATTAAATTGATCGTTCAATATTGTTCGATTcccttttacaatatttcattcataatatttcCATGAATGATCTTGAACTAAATACTTTATTACATCGAGAATTTGTGTGAGGATAATGGTCTTGATTGCATTACAGAGGTTTGACTGTATGTTTTTACTGTATTTATGCTCCCTACTAATTCAATAAtgtattttgtattgatttgatCACCGCCCGCAATGTATTATGAGAAGGGGAAGACTTATTGTTGTCACGACCATTACTCGACAACGACTACATACTCTACAGCTGAGCAAGCATCCAACGATAATCGACTTGTAGCTAGAAATTACAACATATTGTATTATAAGATGGGGTGGCAGTATTtttgttacaataatatttcaattaaatgtttgaatttatataagggcagcaattcaattcaattgcgAATACTTCCATATCAAGCTTATTTATGAGACTATTTGATtaagatattttatttgtgtgtttatttgttcatttacCTATTGAATCACAAGTATTAAAATACTGGAATGAAAATCAGGCGATACTTCCAAACTCTTGATCCTAGATTAAATTCAATAAGTCGCCCAAAGTAAGGGTCCAGCATCACAACAATTTTCACCAAACTATATGAGCTGATAAGACctttactataatatttataaactcaACTATAGAGAAGTAAATAACTGATGAATGTGTACTTGTGTCAGGTACAGAGCCAGATCGAAGCTGTTCACGAATCAGGGCGAGGTGGAGTGTGTATTGGAGGCGGTTGGGGAGCAGATGGCCGTGCCCCCCCTTTCGGAGTACCCCACCGGCCACCAGCAGCCACTCGATTGGTTCAGTCTTCCCGACGCCGTCAAGCCAACTGTGCCCTCGTCCCGGCTCTGTCGCAAGATGCAGCAACTCGAAAACCTCTGCAAAGCTGTCTTGGAGGTATCTAGGCCTATGTCTCTATTCCAATGATGAGAAATCTTTTGGTAGGGCCAGACAAACAGCTTAATGCCGCATCAACAGCAAattacagagttggtgaaaagtaTGGAAACcgctgaataataataataataataataataataataataataataataataataataatagatttattACCATTTGGTTTACAATAAACATTGGTCATCGTCACaagtatacaaaataattaacaatacaaaAGTCTACACAGCTAAAACACAATTACATCTAAAATTTACTTATTAAACAAGATTACAAACTAAGTTTACACCGCCTAAATCATACACTATAGTAACAGATTTACATAGACTATTCCTTTACAAGTCATAGAATATTccttttacaagagaaatttgACGTTAGAACTGTTTGGTTAtcctatttgaataaaaaaactacttttctgttGCATCAAAGTTTTAGTCAATCatcttggaaccgccattttgaatccatcttcttttttttcatGAGAAGGAGCTCCCATCATACAtgatttcgaataaaaaattaatggcgaaaaccgcacatcgatatctcataCCATTTCAAAGCTATTCACATTTAAATATACCGTACGATTCAAACAAAACCTATCAAACTTTTCTGTACAAAGTGGGTGGATGTTACTGTAAGTGTTGACTAATAGTTtattaaaaaagtaaaattttaaaaattaaaattcaaaacatttttatgtaggtactcatttattttatttctgtaCGATATATTAGTATTCATGAAtgtgaataatttaaaaacggtttgagatatcaatgtgtggttttcgccattcatttacTCTTaaaattctgtattgaaatcatgtattataTGACCACCTTTTcccttttaaaaaataaagctggattcaaaatggcggaccaaAATTTTTATGGTACAGAAAAGTAGTTTTCTTATTCAAATAGGATACCCAATAAGTTATAATAACGTCGAATTTCTCTTGTAAAGGAAATATTCAGCGGTTTCCAtacttttcaccaactctgtatgaatatgtactatcatagagaaaatataaattaaaaagatatcccattctgtagggtgtttatgttgcaaatgccACGGTTTTTTCAATTGTCGATTACTGTCGTCTAATTTAGATTAGTACTGTCTTGGCCGGGTGAgaatgtatgaacggcacattatattttactaccagcgtcaaatagcttcacgaaaaagatcGGCTTGAACTTACAATGAAATTTGGGTCATAAACGCCATATTCCATGGAATATCTtgtgttatcttttctctatggtactatgtACAGTGCGGTAACTTGCAGCACTTCTGGCCATCTTCCATTCTATTTAATTCATCCTATTTGGCGTTATTATGGGCTTTTacagcattaaattctcttcagtAATATATTATCGCTCCACTTTCCTTTATCCTGCGACATTAATGAGCAGTTTCAATGTTGCCAGTAAAATATTTAGTTTTGCAACAACAGATCAGTCGACATTTGGAGGATTCTGAAAACCTTTTAGAACATAGTCAATTTTTTGACTATGCAACTCTGTTTTGACTTGAGAAGTGAATACAATAATGTTTACATCGGGGAAATAGAGTAGGTCTATAGATGTGAAAAAGATTCGACTTATTCTTCCATTCTTCTTTCTCAATCTCCATCCCCATGTCATTGTACTTGTGAGCATTTTTCGTATCCCCAGATATAAGAGTTNNNNNNNNNNNNNNNNNNNNNNNNNNNNNNNNNNNNNNNNNNNNNNNNNNNNNNNNNNNNNNNNNNNNNNNNNNNNNNNNNNNNNNNNNNNNNNNNNNNNAAGCTGAAACAAGTCCTGTATTACACTTAAcccaaaaaatttattttatattttttaaaattattcattcgtATCCCAATACTACTGATCAGTCCTGATTGGCAAGGTCTGACCAATAATAAAAGATCGAATTAAATTGATCGTTCAATATTGTTCGATTcccttttacaatatttcattcataatatttcCATGAATGATCTTGAACTAAATACTTTATTACATCGAGAATTTGTGTGAGGATAATGGTCTTGATTGCATTACAGAGGTTTGACTGTATGTTTTTACTGTATTTATGCTCCCTACTAATGCAATAAtgtattttgtattgatttgatCACCGCCCGCAATGTATTAAGAGAAGGGGAAGACTTATTGTTGTCACGACCATTACTCGACAACGACTACATACTCTACAGCTGAGGAAGCATCCAACGATAATCGACTTGTAGCTAGAAATTACAACATATTGTATTATAAGATGGGGTGGCAGTATTGttgttacaataatatttcaattaaatgtttgaaattatataagggcagcaattcaattcaattgcgAATACTTCCATATCAAGCTTATTTATGAGACTATTTGATTaagatattttatttatgtgtttatttgttcatttacCTATTGAATCACAAGTATTAAAATACTGGAATGAAAATCAGGCGATACTTCCAAACTCTTGATCCTAGATTAAATTCAATAAGTCGCCCAAAGTAAGGGTCCAGCATCACAACAATTTTCACCAAACTATATGAGCTGATAAGACctttactataatatttataaactcaACTATAGAGAAGTAAATAACTGATGAATGTGTACTTGTGTCAGGTACAGAGCCAGATCGAAGCTGTTCACGAATCAGGGCGAGGTGGAGTGTGTATTGGAGGCGGTTGGGGAGCAGATGGCCGTGCCCCCCCTTTCGGAGTACCCCACCGGCCACCAGCAGCCACTCGATTGGCTCAGTCTTCCTGACGCCGTCAAGCCAACTGTGCCCTCGTCCCGGCTCTGTCGCAAGATGCAGCAACTCGAAAACCTCTGCAAAGCTGTCTTGGAGGTATCTAGGCCTATGTCTCTATTCCAATGATGAGAAATCTTTTAGTAGGGTCAGACAAACTGCGTAATGCCGCATCAACAGCAAattacagagttggtgaaaagtaTGGAAACcgctgaataataataataataataattaataataatataataataataataatataataataataataataataataatagatttattaccgatttgattgtatggtatgagatgttgtgatatttttccaacatatatatatatatatatatattttttaagatgTCTAGATTTccatttaaaatgtaattttccattcttcaaatattaacataGTTTAATTTCATCGTTAATTCATCCATTCCCACTAACAAATTTCATTCTCCTTCCCCTATACAATCCcaacacataacctaaaattgaatttcctgttcctccaataacaacaaacttattagttcagctgaagatgtggtaggttttaccatgaaacctggttctgaattataaattaattttcgaataaataaaagtgatattgacaatatcaaagtcttattctttcaagatTTATTACCATTTGGTTTACAATAAACATTGGTCATCGTCACaagtatacaaaataattaacaatacaaaAGTCTACACAGCTAAAACACAATTACATCTAAAATTTACTTATTAAACAAGATTACAAACTAAGTTTACACCGCCTAAATCATACACAATAGTAACAGATTTACATAGACTATTCCTTTACAAGGAATAGAATATTCCTTTACAAGGAATAGAATATTCCTTTTACAAGAGACATTTGACGAACTGTTTGGTTAtcctatttgaataaaaaaaactacttttctgttGCATCAAAGTTTTAGTCAACCTtcttggaaccgccattttgaatccatcTTCTTTTTTTCATAAGAAGGAGCTCCCATCATACATGATTTCGAAACAGaattccaataaaaaattaatggcgaaaaccgcacatcgatatctcataCCATTTCAAAGCTATTCACATTTAAATATACCGTACgattcaaacaaaaatttaataAGTACATTAAAAATCAAACATATCAAAGTGGGTGGATGTTACT
The sequence above is drawn from the Nilaparvata lugens isolate BPH chromosome 2, ASM1435652v1, whole genome shotgun sequence genome and encodes:
- the LOC111057568 gene encoding glutathione S-transferase C-terminal domain-containing protein homolog isoform X2 — encoded protein: MQLASLYLSAFSAIKDGHSLEVPVESAVALFLIKYLRHPVDVAVNLVQETSNEHQCQPSMSVNTKGFSCREIGADSLRRPAADCHLPVLTRFRGSGSHVQCVAGLCSVLRRLIKCSGEEYSSLLGFRGGCLTACAEVSLWTKFCEVDLVNSVNQLLTLQKSTQSQTDDLNDSVLNNAGKPSESVLQALSNVCRFEQHMKEYVRVHNIGKIRHETNQRIVEHKFAENNDMTLADLIILPCIHIIFEMVGFSALEKSVPVVSRWYKLVCSQDGVSDALCVLKPPVLGVVFPIIELPAVPSHSLYKSDPKRYRARSKLFTNQGEVECVLEAVGEQMAVPPLSEYPTGHQQPLDWLSLPDAVKPTVPSSRLCRKMQQLENLCKAVLEVAKSGDTIVDFCCGSGHLGILVAHLLPDCTVLLVDNNEESLAYAHKRVANLHLKNVSILQCNLDYFRGDFEVGMSLHACGVATDLVIQTCQKKKAAFVVCPCCYGGLQTNHKINYPQSRMFRESSISERHFLVLGHCADQTHKKLYHKSQQGERCMRLVDYDRCLQAQDQGYTVSVAKLVPSDCTPKNNLLVGVPHNC
- the LOC111057568 gene encoding glutathione S-transferase C-terminal domain-containing protein homolog isoform X1; amino-acid sequence: MQLASLYLSAFSAIKDGHSLEVPVESAVALFLIKYLRHPVDVAVNLVQETSNEHQCQPSMSVNTKGFSCREIGADSLRRPAADCHLPVLTRFRGSGSHVQCVAGLCSVLRRLIKCSGEEYSSLLGFRGGCLTACAEVSLWTKFCEVDLVNSVNQLLTLQKSTQSQTDDLNDSVLNNAGKPSESVLQALSNVCRFEQHMKEYVRVHNIGKIRHETNQRIVEHKFAENNDMTLADLIILPCIHIIFEMVGFSALEKSVPVVSRWYKLVCSQDGVSDALCVLKPPVLGVVFPIIELPAVPSHSLYKSDPKRYRARSKLFTNQGEVECVLEAVGEQMAVPPLSEYPTGHQQPLDWFSLPDAVKPTVPSSRLCRKMQQLENLCKAVLEVAKSGDTIVDFCCGSGHLGILVAHLLPDCTVLLVDNNEESLAYAHKRVANLHLKNVSILQCNLDYFRGDFEVGMSLHACGVATDLVIQTCQKKKAAFVVCPCCYGGLQTNHKINYPQSRMFRESSISERHFLVLGHCADQTHKKLYHKSQQGERCMRLVDYDRCLQAQDQGYTVSVAKLVPSDCTPKNNLLVGVPHNC